A stretch of Pseudoprevotella muciniphila DNA encodes these proteins:
- the hpt gene encoding hypoxanthine phosphoribosyltransferase codes for MKSVQVLDRKFNLYLKEVEIKQRIKEVAQQINTDLEGKTPLFICILNGAFMFAADLYREITLPSEITFVKVASYQGTSSTGNVTKLLGLNESIEGRTVVIVEDIVDSGLSMQHILAYLKEKNPAEVRICAMLLKPGNLKVDLDIPYCCFKIPNDFIVGYGLDYDGQGRNLSDIYVVE; via the coding sequence ATGAAATCCGTGCAAGTACTCGACAGAAAGTTCAACCTGTATCTTAAAGAGGTTGAGATTAAGCAGAGAATCAAAGAAGTCGCTCAACAAATCAATACCGATTTGGAGGGAAAAACGCCACTGTTTATCTGTATTCTCAACGGTGCATTCATGTTTGCTGCTGACCTCTATAGAGAAATAACATTACCATCAGAAATCACTTTTGTAAAGGTGGCGTCATATCAAGGTACGTCTTCCACAGGGAATGTTACAAAATTGCTTGGGCTCAACGAGAGTATAGAAGGTAGAACAGTTGTCATCGTGGAGGATATAGTTGACAGCGGCTTGTCCATGCAGCACATCTTGGCATATCTCAAGGAAAAGAATCCTGCTGAAGTACGTATCTGTGCGATGCTTCTCAAACCCGGCAATCTGAAGGTTGACCTCGACATTCCATATTGCTGCTTTAAGATTCCAAACGATTTCATTGTGGGCTACGGACTTGATTATGACGGGCAGGGCAGAAACCTTAGCGATATATACGTTGTAGAATGA